The genomic interval GGCAAGGGCTTCCTCTTTTAAATCAGGCTCGTAAATGACCTCGAAACCTGCGTCTTTCAACCCTTTCAGACCGGACTCCTCGAACTTATCAGCAACGAGAATTTTCATGAAATTATTGTACCGAGTGCTTCTCGATGCTGACTCCATCGCCTATAATGGGAAAAACCGCAAACTTGCGGATTGGAGAAGCAACATGAAAAAGACTCTTTTAATCGTCGCTGCTCTGAGTACGGCAACCACCGCATTCGCCCAAAAGGAAATCGGCTGGAAAAACGATTGGGATGCCGCGCTCCAGGAGGCGAAACAAAAAAACAAACTCGTCATGGCGGATTTCTATACCGATTGGTGAGGATGGTGCAAAAAGCTCGATAAGGATACGTATACGAATCCTGAAGTCATCGAGCTGTCGGCGCAGGTAGTGCCGATTAAAATCAATGCAGAAAAAGATTCAGGACCTACGCTGAGAGAAAAATACAAAATAGCGGGATATCCGACGATTGTATTCATCGACCCCAAAACCGGCGAACGATTCGCGCGAATCGTGGGTTATCTCGGACCGAAAGCGTTCAAAAATCAAGTCACCCGAATCGTACAAGGTTATAAAGACCTTCCGGATTTAGAAAAACGTTTTGCTAAAAATCCGAACGATGGCAAAGTGAATATAAGACTTGCAATTATCTACGGATTGCAAGAAAATGCAACGAAGGCGGAAGAACACTTGACGAAAGCGCTAAATGCGAAATACGAAGGCGCGGAAGTCGCACAAGTATATAACGCAATCGGTGACATCTATCAAAACTCGGATAAATACGACAAAGCGATTGACTATTTCCGAAAAGCGGAAAAATCGGCAAAGGATCCATGGGACCGTTCGTATGCGAAACTCTCTATCGTGTTTTGCTATTTACAGAAGCGAGATAACGACAACGCGAAGAAAGAAGCTCAAGAGCTCCTCAAATTGCCGGATTTAGACGCGGACCATAAAAAAATGGCTGAGGAAATTTTGAAATATCTCAGCGGCGGATAAACACCGTAATCGTATGACCTGGACAGATTGGCGTCTCTTCTGAGTGATCGCTCAAGAAACCCAATCTGTCCATGGATTGGATATTAGGTGCTAGGCTGATGGACTACCTTCCGGGATGTCTGTCGTGCCTTGTTTCGTAATATAGGTAGCCTGCGCATAGGATGATAGGTAAAATAGCAAATATTCTTGTGGGGAAAAGAATCATGAAAATCTACAAATCACTCATCAACAAATGGCTCATCGTCGTTGCCCTTCTAAGTTCGGCTGGACTTGCCTCCGCCCAAGAGGTCTCGATTGCCCAGCGGCTTCAAGAAGCCGTCCAATTATATAAAGACAACAAATTGGGCGATGCTTTATCTAAAGTCGAAGCATTGGCAAAGGAAGCGCCTGAAAATGCAGACGTTTTGCAATGGCTCGGATTTTTGTATCTTAAGTCGAATCGTCCAGCGGATGCTATCCCCCCCCTTGTTAAAGCGGCAGACAAAATGCCACAAAATGTAGAGGTGATGAACAATTTGGGAAGCGCATATTTGGCGACGAACGATTTGGATAAAGCGCTTCAATCCTTCGGAAAAGCGGTGGAGATTCAACCCGACTTTTTCGATGCTTGGTACAACATCGGCATCATTCGCCAACAGCGTGGAGAGTTAGACAAAGCGGAAGAGGCATTTCAAAAAGCATCGAAAATTCGACCCGACGACCCTTTTACTTTGAACAATCTCGGCGCTGTTCTCACAGCCAAAGGACAGCACGATAAAGCAGCAGATCTTTTTATACGCGCTGCGAAACTTCGACCACAACGAGCGACTTTTTCGATGAACGCGGGGCTCACCCTTTTGCGTTTGAATCGAGTGAATGATGCGATTCCCTATTTAGAAAGTGCATATCAACTCGACCCTGACTCAACAGAAACCATTGCTGGTCTTTCCCAGGCGTATTTGGCAACGAAACAATCCCAAAAGGCATTGCAAATGCTCGAGCGCGCAGTACAGAAAAAGGAAAACGATGCCGTTCTTTGGTACAACTTGGGTGTCGTGCAAGGGAAACTCGGTCGTCTGCAAGAGGCGATTCAATCCTACGAAAAAGCATTGGCGATCAACAGCCAAGACACCGATGCACTGAACAATTTAGGTCTTGCCCAATTCCATTCGGGTCGTTATGAAGACGCAGAAACGACCTTTACGAAACTCACCGGTTTATTGCCCGGTAGTTTAGACGCGAAAATGAATTTGGCAGCCGCAAAAGTCAAAACCGGCAAACTCGACGAGGCGGTGCAACTCTACAAAGAAATCATTCGTTCTGCACCTTCGAGGCACGATGTTCGCCTCGCGCTCGCAAATGCGCTTTATCGAACCGGAGACTTCCAGGGTGCGCAATATCATTATCGCCAACTTCTTTTGGGGAATCCGAAACACGCAGAGGCATTGAACGGCTTGGGGCTCATCGCATACAAAGACGGAAACATGCGAGAGGCTGAAAAATATTTTCGTGATGCGATTGCGGCAGATTCTCGCTTTGCCCAAGCATACAACAACCTTGCAGTAACTCTCGAAAGATTGAACAAAAAGCAAGAAGCCATAAAAATGCTTAAACGAGCCCTCCAAATCGAACCCGATTATGAGGAAGCGAAAAAGAATTTAGAGCGAATGGAACGCACGGGCACATAGCCCAATGCAGAGAATCAACTTTCTCGTCAATACACAGCGCGAAGACGCATTGCGTGCTGCGTGCGAAACCGCTCAATGGCTCCGAAGTTTAGGT from Fimbriimonadales bacterium carries:
- a CDS encoding tetratricopeptide repeat protein, whose protein sequence is MKIYKSLINKWLIVVALLSSAGLASAQEVSIAQRLQEAVQLYKDNKLGDALSKVEALAKEAPENADVLQWLGFLYLKSNRPADAIPPLVKAADKMPQNVEVMNNLGSAYLATNDLDKALQSFGKAVEIQPDFFDAWYNIGIIRQQRGELDKAEEAFQKASKIRPDDPFTLNNLGAVLTAKGQHDKAADLFIRAAKLRPQRATFSMNAGLTLLRLNRVNDAIPYLESAYQLDPDSTETIAGLSQAYLATKQSQKALQMLERAVQKKENDAVLWYNLGVVQGKLGRLQEAIQSYEKALAINSQDTDALNNLGLAQFHSGRYEDAETTFTKLTGLLPGSLDAKMNLAAAKVKTGKLDEAVQLYKEIIRSAPSRHDVRLALANALYRTGDFQGAQYHYRQLLLGNPKHAEALNGLGLIAYKDGNMREAEKYFRDAIAADSRFAQAYNNLAVTLERLNKKQEAIKMLKRALQIEPDYEEAKKNLERMERTGT
- a CDS encoding tetratricopeptide repeat protein, whose amino-acid sequence is MNIRLAIIYGLQENATKAEEHLTKALNAKYEGAEVAQVYNAIGDIYQNSDKYDKAIDYFRKAEKSAKDPWDRSYAKLSIVFCYLQKRDNDNAKKEAQELLKLPDLDADHKKMAEEILKYLSGG